A genome region from Bacillaceae bacterium IKA-2 includes the following:
- a CDS encoding acetyl-CoA C-acetyltransferase translates to MREVVIVGAVRTAIGSFGGALASLSAVDLGVIAVEEALKRSGISPDLVDDVLIGNILSAGAGQNPARQVAIKAGIPETTTATTINMLCGSGLRTVSMGAQFIALGDADVIVAGGMESMSNAPYVLNNGRWGLRMGDGKMVDTMVHDGLMDAFNNYHMGITAENIAEKWEFSREEQDQFAVNSQLKAEKAQNEGKFDAEIVPVSIPQRKGDPIVVSKDEYPKQGMTIEKLAKLKPAFKKDGTVTAGNASGINDGAAMIVLMAKEKAEELGIKPLATIKSYGNAALDPKIMGYGPVPATRQALKKANLSIADIDLIEANEAFAAQSLAVTKDLDLDPNKVNVNGGAIALGHPIGASGARVLVTLLYEMERQNAKTGLATLCIGGGQGTALIVER, encoded by the coding sequence ATGAGAGAAGTAGTAATCGTAGGCGCGGTCCGGACAGCTATTGGAAGTTTTGGGGGTGCATTAGCTTCGTTGTCAGCAGTAGATCTTGGGGTTATTGCAGTAGAGGAAGCTCTAAAACGTTCTGGTATTAGTCCAGATTTAGTAGATGATGTTTTGATTGGGAATATTTTATCTGCTGGTGCAGGGCAAAATCCAGCGCGCCAAGTTGCAATTAAGGCAGGTATCCCAGAAACAACAACGGCTACAACGATAAATATGCTATGTGGTTCAGGACTTCGTACAGTCAGTATGGGGGCTCAATTTATCGCGCTAGGTGATGCGGACGTAATTGTAGCAGGTGGCATGGAAAGCATGAGTAATGCCCCATATGTGTTGAATAATGGGCGCTGGGGACTTCGTATGGGTGATGGTAAAATGGTTGACACAATGGTTCATGACGGACTGATGGACGCGTTCAACAACTATCATATGGGAATCACGGCTGAAAACATTGCTGAAAAATGGGAATTCTCACGTGAAGAACAAGATCAGTTTGCTGTTAATAGCCAGTTAAAAGCAGAAAAAGCTCAAAATGAAGGCAAGTTTGATGCTGAAATTGTCCCAGTTTCGATCCCACAGCGAAAAGGTGATCCAATCGTCGTTAGTAAAGATGAGTATCCAAAGCAAGGGATGACGATCGAAAAGTTAGCAAAGTTAAAACCTGCCTTTAAAAAGGACGGAACGGTAACAGCGGGAAATGCATCAGGAATTAATGATGGTGCAGCAATGATTGTTTTAATGGCAAAAGAAAAAGCTGAAGAACTAGGAATTAAGCCGTTAGCGACAATTAAATCATACGGTAATGCAGCCCTTGATCCGAAAATTATGGGTTATGGACCCGTACCAGCAACAAGGCAAGCTCTAAAAAAAGCCAATTTATCAATAGCTGATATTGATTTAATTGAAGCTAATGAGGCTTTTGCAGCGCAATCGTTAGCGGTAACAAAAGATTTAGATCTGGATCCTAATAAAGTCAATGTAAATGGCGGAGCAATTGCTCTTGGTCATCCAATTGGTGCGTCTGGCGCAAGAGTATTGGTAACGCTTTTATATGAAATGGAACGCCAAAACGCCAAAACGGGACTTGCAACTCTTTGTATCGGCGGCGGCCAAGGAACAGCATTAATCGTTGAACGGTAA
- a CDS encoding CapA family protein, with protein MKNYLVTFSLLLILVVSITSFVFIAKDFKLIEEKPFNSSDPKNQAERKQNLSDQKINKEQPDPVKKEVPTITSATIAGVGDMLIANSIISDAKQNDGSYDFKPMFELVKPYISQADIAFANQETILGGLELGLSGYPRFNSPFQVGDALLFAGFDVLSLANNHTLDMGEKGILNAINYYNSTDLVYTGAYQSKEDQETIRIIEKNGIDFSFLAYSYGTNGLPVPSGKDYLINLIDVDKVNEAIKAAKKKSDVVVLSLHFGNEYELLPNDTQKMLVNEFAQTGADIIFGHHPHVLQPLEWIEKEDGTRTFVAYSLGNFLSGQVGIEREIGGIVQLQVEKTVFADEVSIKLKDPRFLATFSYKKNWRNYKIYPLDEINDATILKNASEHLENTKQQLSQWMPELKFDLN; from the coding sequence ATGAAAAATTACTTAGTTACCTTTTCATTATTATTAATTTTAGTTGTTTCGATAACTAGTTTTGTATTTATAGCCAAAGACTTCAAATTAATAGAAGAGAAACCCTTTAATAGTAGTGATCCTAAAAATCAAGCTGAAAGAAAACAGAATTTAAGTGATCAGAAAATTAACAAAGAACAACCAGATCCAGTAAAGAAAGAAGTACCGACTATTACTTCTGCAACGATTGCGGGTGTCGGTGACATGTTAATTGCCAATTCGATCATATCCGATGCCAAACAAAACGATGGCAGTTATGATTTTAAGCCTATGTTTGAGCTTGTCAAACCATACATAAGTCAAGCCGATATTGCTTTTGCGAACCAGGAAACGATACTTGGCGGGCTTGAATTAGGTTTATCTGGTTACCCACGTTTCAACAGTCCTTTTCAAGTCGGAGATGCGTTACTATTTGCTGGATTTGACGTGTTGAGTCTTGCGAACAATCACACACTAGATATGGGTGAAAAAGGGATTTTAAACGCTATTAATTATTATAATTCCACTGATCTTGTTTATACTGGTGCCTATCAGTCAAAAGAAGATCAGGAAACGATTAGAATAATTGAAAAAAATGGAATTGATTTTTCATTTCTTGCTTATTCGTATGGAACAAATGGACTGCCAGTTCCTAGTGGAAAGGATTATCTAATTAATTTAATTGATGTAGATAAAGTAAATGAGGCAATAAAGGCAGCAAAAAAAAAATCTGATGTCGTTGTTTTATCTTTACATTTTGGCAACGAGTATGAACTGCTTCCAAATGATACACAAAAGATGCTTGTTAATGAATTTGCTCAAACGGGTGCTGATATCATTTTTGGACATCATCCGCATGTGTTACAACCGCTCGAATGGATTGAAAAGGAAGATGGAACGAGGACGTTTGTTGCATACTCTTTAGGTAACTTTTTATCAGGGCAGGTAGGCATTGAACGGGAAATTGGTGGTATTGTGCAATTGCAAGTTGAAAAAACAGTGTTCGCTGATGAAGTTTCAATTAAACTGAAGGATCCTCGTTTTTTGGCTACCTTTAGTTATAAAAAAAATTGGCGGAACTATAAAATTTACCCTTTAGACGAAATTAATGACGCGACTATTTTAAAGAATGCAAGTGAACATTTAGAAAACACGAAACAACAACTTTCTCAATGGATGCCTGAGTTGAAATTTGATTTAAATTAG
- a CDS encoding spore coat protein, giving the protein MNQIIEKLTGMTPMTDQVIATDMVLAAKSAIKNYSLAITETASKDVRETLIEHLEAEIKFHQKISIYMINQGYYFPYDTDKQLQVDIKTVESALNLMEN; this is encoded by the coding sequence ATGAACCAAATTATTGAAAAACTAACTGGGATGACTCCTATGACAGATCAAGTGATTGCAACGGATATGGTGTTAGCTGCCAAATCGGCAATAAAAAATTATTCATTAGCAATTACCGAAACCGCCTCTAAAGATGTAAGAGAAACATTAATAGAGCATTTAGAAGCTGAAATTAAATTTCATCAAAAAATTTCGATCTATATGATCAATCAGGGATATTACTTTCCGTATGATACCGATAAACAGCTTCAAGTTGATATTAAAACTGTTGAAAGTGCCTTGAATCTGATGGAGAATTAA
- a CDS encoding spore coat protein: MQVNLDFNEHVIATDMLFETKAAINDFATAITESASPDVHNFYVKELTTAINFHEQIYGYLQKNGIYDAYNIAEQLDKDIQYANQALNQ; the protein is encoded by the coding sequence ATGCAAGTAAACCTAGATTTTAATGAGCACGTAATTGCTACTGATATGCTATTTGAAACAAAGGCAGCGATTAACGATTTTGCTACTGCGATAACTGAGTCAGCATCTCCTGACGTTCATAATTTTTATGTTAAAGAGTTAACAACTGCCATCAACTTTCATGAACAAATATACGGATATCTTCAAAAAAATGGAATTTACGATGCTTATAATATTGCCGAGCAGCTAGACAAAGATATTCAATATGCTAATCAAGCTTTAAACCAATAA
- a CDS encoding carboxypeptidase M32 has translation MQESIIEVEKSFIDFVKKMSSYNEAVSLMFWDLRTGAPKKGVEQRSETIGTLSSDVFNMSVSAEMGEYLQVLSDPEAQKQISEMTKKLVEESKREYDKNKKIPPEEFKEYVILTSKAESVWEEAKEKNDFALFQPYLEKIIVYLRKYVERIGYQDHPYNALLDDYEPGVTVDVLDLVFGELRDKIIPLVKKIKESPVQPNTKFLFNDFPLEKQKTFSIEILKQLQYDFDAGRLDTTVHPFAVALNRNDVRITTKYDEKDFRTAVFGTIHECGHALYEQNISEELMGTPLCDGTSMGIHESQSLFCENFVGRNYSFWEKNYNRLKEFSAGQFDNVDLDEFYKAINVAGPSLIRIEADELTYSLHIILRYEIEKALINGEIEVSDLPKIWNDKMEEYLGVRPSHDGEGVLQDVHWAGGAFGYFPSYALGYIYSAQLKHQLDKEIPNFDELLAKGDFTPIKNWLNTNIHQYGKMKKPLELMNDITGEGLEPKYLIDYLQQKYQGIYQL, from the coding sequence ATGCAAGAAAGTATCATAGAGGTTGAAAAGTCGTTTATCGACTTCGTTAAAAAGATGTCCAGTTACAATGAAGCTGTTTCGTTAATGTTTTGGGATCTGCGCACTGGAGCACCTAAAAAAGGTGTTGAGCAACGTTCAGAGACGATTGGTACATTATCATCAGACGTTTTTAATATGAGTGTTTCCGCTGAAATGGGCGAATATTTACAAGTATTATCGGATCCTGAAGCACAAAAACAAATTTCAGAAATGACTAAAAAACTAGTTGAAGAATCGAAACGAGAATATGATAAAAATAAAAAGATTCCACCAGAAGAATTTAAAGAATATGTTATTTTAACATCGAAAGCAGAATCGGTTTGGGAAGAAGCAAAGGAAAAAAATGACTTCGCCCTTTTTCAACCTTACTTAGAAAAAATCATTGTTTATTTACGAAAATACGTTGAGCGAATAGGCTATCAAGATCATCCTTATAATGCTTTATTAGATGATTATGAGCCTGGAGTTACCGTTGACGTACTTGACCTTGTTTTTGGTGAATTACGAGATAAAATTATTCCTTTAGTCAAAAAAATCAAAGAATCACCAGTACAACCAAATACAAAATTTTTGTTCAATGATTTCCCATTAGAAAAGCAAAAAACTTTCTCGATCGAGATTTTAAAACAGCTACAATACGATTTTGATGCTGGGCGTCTAGATACAACGGTACACCCATTTGCGGTCGCACTAAACCGTAATGATGTTCGGATTACGACGAAGTATGATGAAAAAGACTTCCGTACGGCTGTCTTTGGGACCATCCATGAGTGTGGTCATGCTCTTTATGAGCAAAATATTTCCGAAGAATTAATGGGGACACCGTTATGCGATGGCACTTCTATGGGAATTCATGAATCGCAATCACTATTTTGTGAAAACTTTGTCGGTCGTAACTACTCTTTTTGGGAAAAGAACTACAATCGCCTAAAGGAATTTTCAGCAGGACAATTTGATAATGTTGATTTAGACGAATTTTATAAAGCGATTAATGTTGCTGGACCATCATTAATTAGAATTGAAGCGGATGAACTAACGTATTCATTACATATCATCTTGCGCTACGAAATTGAAAAAGCACTCATTAATGGTGAAATTGAAGTAAGCGATTTACCGAAAATATGGAATGATAAAATGGAAGAATATTTAGGTGTTCGGCCTAGTCATGATGGAGAAGGAGTACTTCAAGACGTGCACTGGGCAGGTGGAGCTTTTGGTTACTTTCCATCATATGCATTAGGATACATCTATTCCGCACAACTGAAACACCAACTAGACAAAGAGATTCCAAACTTTGATGAGTTATTAGCAAAAGGAGATTTTACGCCAATTAAAAACTGGCTCAATACTAATATTCACCAATATGGAAAAATGAAAAAGCCATTAGAGTTAATGAACGATATAACAGGCGAGGGGCTTGAACCTAAATATTTGATTGACTATTTACAGCAAAAATATCAAGGGATTTATCAGTTGTAA
- the moaA gene encoding GTP 3',8-cyclase MoaA, whose amino-acid sequence MEKNDLQDQLGRPLRDLRISVTDRCNFRCSYCMPAEIFDKDFMFLPKNDVLTFEEITRLATLFVQGAGIQKLRITGGEPLVRKDLYKLIQMLSKVEGINDIAMTTNGSLLAQHAKELKQAGLQRVTISLDSLDDERFRKINGRDVSVDRVFEGIEAAKAAGLGVKLNMVVQRGLNDVDIIPMARHFKDSGIILRFIEFMDVGNSNGWNLRQVVSKKEIFDRINEVLPIEPIKANYQGEVATRFRYKESDNEIGIISSVTDAFCSTCSRARLSANGKLVTCLFASDGHDLRDLLRSGASDEAMIERITQIWSGRHDRYSEERLQNTDKKQIRKIEMSHIGG is encoded by the coding sequence ATGGAAAAAAATGATTTGCAAGACCAATTAGGACGCCCACTTCGTGATTTGAGAATATCAGTAACAGACCGTTGTAATTTTCGTTGTAGTTATTGTATGCCTGCGGAAATTTTTGATAAAGATTTTATGTTTCTACCAAAAAATGATGTTCTAACCTTTGAAGAGATTACCAGGCTAGCGACTTTATTCGTTCAAGGAGCTGGTATTCAAAAATTAAGAATTACCGGTGGGGAACCTTTAGTTCGTAAAGATCTTTATAAGTTAATTCAAATGTTATCGAAAGTTGAAGGAATTAATGATATCGCGATGACAACGAATGGCTCGCTTTTAGCCCAACATGCAAAAGAATTAAAGCAAGCTGGTTTGCAACGTGTAACGATTAGTTTGGATAGCTTAGATGACGAACGTTTTCGTAAAATCAATGGGCGTGACGTTAGTGTAGACCGAGTTTTTGAAGGAATTGAAGCGGCAAAAGCAGCAGGTTTAGGAGTCAAATTAAACATGGTTGTTCAGCGTGGTTTAAATGATGTGGATATTATTCCAATGGCCCGTCATTTCAAGGATTCGGGGATTATATTACGTTTCATTGAATTTATGGATGTCGGTAACTCTAACGGTTGGAATTTAAGGCAAGTTGTCTCGAAAAAAGAAATCTTTGATCGAATTAATGAAGTGCTACCAATTGAACCTATTAAAGCTAATTATCAAGGTGAAGTGGCAACAAGATTCCGCTATAAGGAATCCGATAATGAAATTGGCATTATTTCTTCTGTAACAGATGCATTTTGCTCAACGTGTTCAAGAGCAAGGCTTTCAGCGAATGGTAAATTAGTAACTTGCTTATTTGCTTCAGACGGTCATGACTTAAGAGATTTGTTACGTTCAGGGGCTAGTGACGAAGCTATGATTGAGCGAATTACTCAAATTTGGAGTGGTAGACACGACCGTTACTCAGAAGAACGATTACAAAATACAGATAAAAAGCAAATTCGTAAAATTGAAATGTCCCATATTGGTGGCTAA
- a CDS encoding ATP-dependent DNA helicase produces the protein MQTFKKLPFTYERKNPFLEQLGNWVGDVFYDILPEAGFEIRDEQIFMAFQLERSFAEKKVIFSEAGVGTGKTIAYLLYAICYARYMGKPAIIACADEALIEQLVKPEGDIAKLSKVLNMNIDVRLAKAQNQYLCVEKLDKLRDDEDYAEVYETVLDSVPSFVYNDAPMQEFHFYGDRKTYSDLNNETWKKINWDPFQDCSVCEKRHRCGMTLTREHYRKATDLIICSQDFYMEHIWTEESRKRKGQLPFLPEASSIIFDEGHLLEIAAQKALAYHIRHDLLEEILERLLENDIREEAAVLIDEIISHSDNLFAMIDKSTTIIKGSKRSELEVTPKLIKEIIEFKSLLAQLEDALVFESQLYTIGEYQLRIVEEHLEMIQYSLALLAETTNVVAWVTKTEDITTLVIMPNLVEDVLQEKVFSKKMPIIFSSATLSTNGDFGYLAGSLGIKDYLSFTVESPFNYKEHMKLIIPDYQKVQKLTATLAVLNETAGSSLILFNDEDELQDFKQISQNDPSFKDFTFLFEGDQELSTIVQSFQNEEKTCLCAIHLWEGLDIPGPSLSSVIIWSLPFPPNDPVFNGKRNNAYDAYQDVDLPHMLLRLRQGLGRLIRTSSDKGIVALMDERLTNNKKLLDIVKTILPTGVEIY, from the coding sequence ATGCAAACGTTTAAGAAATTACCTTTTACATATGAACGAAAAAACCCTTTTTTAGAGCAACTTGGAAACTGGGTTGGTGATGTATTTTATGATATTTTACCGGAGGCGGGCTTTGAAATTCGCGATGAGCAAATTTTTATGGCTTTTCAGCTCGAGCGTTCCTTTGCTGAGAAAAAAGTTATTTTTTCAGAAGCAGGGGTAGGAACTGGTAAAACAATTGCTTATCTTCTTTATGCGATTTGTTATGCTCGGTATATGGGTAAACCTGCTATTATTGCTTGTGCAGATGAGGCTTTAATTGAACAGCTTGTTAAGCCTGAAGGTGATATTGCCAAGCTATCGAAAGTATTGAACATGAACATCGACGTTCGGTTAGCGAAAGCACAAAATCAATATTTATGCGTTGAAAAACTAGATAAATTAAGAGACGATGAAGACTATGCTGAGGTTTATGAAACGGTTTTAGATAGTGTCCCCTCATTTGTTTATAACGATGCACCTATGCAAGAGTTTCATTTTTACGGTGACCGTAAAACATATTCTGATCTTAATAATGAAACTTGGAAAAAAATTAATTGGGATCCATTTCAAGATTGTTCTGTTTGTGAAAAGCGCCATCGCTGTGGGATGACCTTAACAAGAGAACATTATCGAAAAGCGACGGATTTAATTATCTGTTCTCAAGATTTTTATATGGAACATATCTGGACCGAAGAATCAAGAAAGCGAAAAGGACAATTACCATTCTTGCCAGAAGCAAGTTCAATTATCTTTGACGAAGGTCATTTATTAGAAATTGCGGCGCAAAAAGCGTTAGCATACCATATTCGTCATGATCTTTTAGAGGAAATATTGGAGCGTTTACTTGAAAATGATATTCGTGAGGAAGCGGCTGTGTTGATTGATGAAATAATCTCTCACAGTGATAATTTGTTTGCGATGATAGATAAAAGCACAACAATTATAAAAGGGTCTAAGCGCTCAGAACTTGAAGTAACTCCAAAATTAATAAAAGAAATCATTGAATTTAAAAGCTTGCTTGCTCAATTAGAAGATGCCCTCGTTTTTGAAAGTCAACTTTATACAATTGGTGAGTATCAGTTACGAATAGTTGAAGAACATCTAGAAATGATTCAATATTCATTGGCTCTTTTAGCCGAAACTACAAATGTCGTTGCCTGGGTAACGAAAACTGAAGATATAACAACTTTAGTGATTATGCCTAATCTTGTCGAAGATGTGTTACAAGAAAAGGTTTTCTCGAAGAAAATGCCAATTATTTTTTCTTCTGCGACATTATCAACAAACGGCGACTTTGGTTATTTAGCAGGTAGCCTTGGCATTAAAGATTATTTGTCGTTTACGGTTGAATCACCTTTTAATTATAAAGAACATATGAAATTAATCATACCAGACTATCAAAAAGTTCAAAAACTCACTGCGACGTTAGCAGTTTTAAATGAGACAGCAGGTAGCTCATTAATCTTGTTTAATGATGAAGATGAACTTCAAGATTTTAAACAAATTTCACAAAACGATCCATCATTTAAGGATTTTACGTTTTTATTTGAAGGTGATCAAGAGCTGAGTACGATTGTTCAATCTTTTCAAAATGAGGAAAAAACTTGTCTTTGTGCGATTCATTTATGGGAGGGGCTCGATATACCAGGGCCATCACTATCTAGTGTGATTATTTGGTCACTACCGTTTCCACCTAATGACCCTGTTTTTAATGGCAAACGTAATAATGCCTATGATGCTTACCAAGATGTTGATTTACCACATATGTTGCTGCGTCTAAGGCAAGGGCTTGGTCGATTAATTCGGACGAGTTCAGATAAAGGAATCGTTGCCCTAATGGACGAACGTTTAACAAATAACAAAAAACTTTTAGATATTGTAAAAACAATATTACCGACAGGTGTAGAAATATATTAA
- a CDS encoding DUF2564 family protein — translation MMSEPFNDIRQVEMAIKAAQRMVGQATMSMDKDQLKAATDALSQAKKQYQDAISHEIGVDEQFFEFSSELIERLDHQLDAAKE, via the coding sequence ATGATGTCAGAACCGTTTAATGATATTAGACAAGTTGAAATGGCAATTAAAGCTGCACAAAGAATGGTTGGTCAAGCAACAATGAGTATGGATAAGGATCAATTAAAGGCTGCTACCGATGCTTTAAGTCAAGCGAAAAAGCAATATCAAGACGCGATCTCTCATGAAATAGGAGTAGATGAACAATTTTTTGAGTTTTCGTCAGAACTTATTGAGAGATTAGATCACCAGCTAGATGCAGCGAAGGAATAA
- a CDS encoding M3 family oligoendopeptidase — MTKQLSKVWDLESIFPDGSKSVEFQTFLETLKDDLEGLYSDIEAKKEVSVETMTNWILEVQELAKKTRHAGAFLSCLSAQNLKDVKAGQLLGQVRQLGTILEASLTNIDDHLLKMSEDQWQTLLEQDVFIEVTYPITERKMRAKEKLSPREEKLIQKLSVDGYSAWGQLYDTIVGRMKISVEENGEIEELSVGQASNKMNSGNRETRAQVFHEWEKAWEGEADLCADTLNHLAGFRLQVYAERGWDNVLKEPLEINRMSEETLNVMWKVIGDNKAKFTEFLQRKAEMLGVEKLSWHDVSAPLTSDVPEVSYDEAAEIITNQFEELTPEMAEFTKEAFSKSWIEAESRPGKRPGGFCTSFPLNNQSRIFMTYAGTASNVSTLAHELGHAFHQHVMNDLPYLAQRYAMNVAETASTFAEMVVADATVKNAKTKEEHLTLLEDKISRSIAFFMNIHSRFLFETRFYEERKQGLVSVERLNELMVQAQKDAFCDSLAEYHPHFWASKLHFYITGVPFYNFPYTFGYLFSMGIYAHSQKEGKGFEEKYRNLLRDTGRMRVEELAMKHLNVDLTTADFWQEAVNLAAADVDEFLRLTK; from the coding sequence GTGACAAAACAACTTAGTAAAGTATGGGATTTGGAATCTATTTTTCCTGATGGAAGTAAATCTGTTGAATTTCAGACTTTCTTAGAAACGTTAAAGGATGATTTGGAAGGCCTCTATAGCGATATTGAAGCAAAAAAAGAAGTTTCAGTAGAAACGATGACTAATTGGATTTTGGAAGTACAAGAATTAGCAAAAAAGACAAGGCACGCGGGGGCGTTTTTAAGCTGTTTAAGCGCGCAAAATCTAAAAGATGTAAAAGCAGGTCAGCTATTAGGTCAGGTTAGGCAGTTAGGCACGATTTTAGAAGCTAGTTTAACGAATATTGATGATCATTTATTAAAAATGTCTGAAGACCAATGGCAAACACTTCTTGAACAAGATGTATTTATAGAGGTTACTTATCCAATAACAGAGAGAAAAATGAGGGCAAAGGAAAAATTATCTCCGAGAGAAGAGAAGCTCATCCAAAAATTATCTGTTGATGGATACTCAGCTTGGGGACAACTTTATGATACAATCGTCGGCCGTATGAAAATTTCGGTAGAAGAAAACGGGGAAATAGAAGAACTATCTGTAGGTCAAGCGAGTAATAAAATGAACAGTGGGAACCGTGAAACAAGAGCGCAAGTATTTCATGAATGGGAAAAAGCTTGGGAAGGCGAAGCTGATTTATGTGCCGATACTCTTAATCATTTAGCTGGTTTTAGACTTCAAGTATACGCAGAAAGAGGTTGGGATAACGTCTTAAAGGAACCTCTTGAAATTAATCGTATGTCCGAAGAAACCTTAAACGTTATGTGGAAAGTAATTGGTGACAATAAAGCAAAGTTTACCGAGTTTTTACAAAGAAAGGCAGAAATGCTAGGTGTTGAAAAGTTAAGTTGGCATGATGTCTCGGCTCCTTTAACGAGCGACGTTCCTGAAGTCAGTTATGATGAAGCAGCAGAAATTATTACCAATCAATTTGAGGAACTAACGCCTGAAATGGCTGAATTTACTAAAGAGGCTTTTTCTAAAAGCTGGATTGAAGCTGAAAGTCGCCCTGGAAAAAGACCAGGTGGATTTTGTACAAGCTTTCCATTAAATAATCAATCACGTATTTTTATGACCTATGCTGGAACAGCTTCTAACGTGTCAACATTAGCCCATGAATTAGGACACGCGTTCCATCAACATGTCATGAATGACCTTCCATACTTAGCGCAACGTTATGCGATGAATGTTGCAGAAACAGCTTCGACGTTTGCAGAAATGGTTGTTGCAGATGCGACAGTTAAAAATGCGAAAACAAAAGAAGAGCACTTAACACTTTTAGAAGATAAAATTAGTCGTAGCATTGCTTTTTTTATGAATATTCATTCTCGCTTCCTGTTTGAAACGAGATTTTATGAGGAACGTAAACAAGGTCTTGTAAGTGTTGAGCGTTTAAATGAACTAATGGTTCAAGCACAAAAAGATGCATTTTGTGATTCCCTTGCTGAATATCACCCACATTTCTGGGCTTCTAAATTACATTTTTACATTACTGGCGTTCCATTTTATAACTTTCCATATACATTCGGTTATTTATTCAGTATGGGAATTTACGCTCATTCACAAAAAGAAGGCAAGGGATTTGAAGAAAAGTACCGGAATTTACTACGTGACACTGGAAGAATGCGCGTTGAAGAACTTGCAATGAAACATTTAAATGTTGATTTAACAACAGCAGATTTTTGGCAAGAGGCTGTTAATTTAGCTGCAGCAGACGTAGATGAATTTTTGCGTTTAACAAAATGA
- a CDS encoding class I SAM-dependent RNA methyltransferase — protein MGKVKLIATAAMGIEALVAREVKDLGYTDVQVENGKIIFEAEEKAICRANLWLRTANRIKLVVGEFKAVTFDELFEKTKALPWGDLIPENGEFPVIGKSVKSTLFSVSDCQAIVKKAVVESMKKTYKRSWFDEDGPFYRIEVAILKDVVTLTIDSTGSGLHKRGYRYLHSEAPLKETMAAAMIMLTNWKPDRPFWDPFCGSGTLPIEAAMIGQNIAPGFNREFASQEWDWIGEKNWQEAMEEAEDLANYDQPLEIFGTDIDHNMVDLSINNAKEAGFGDLLQFKQMQVKDISTRLEYGCLVANPPFGERLGELTEVEQMYRDMGRALAKLDTWSVYTLTSHEEFEQLFGKKASKKRKLYNGNIKTNFYQFFGPRPPRN, from the coding sequence ATGGGAAAAGTGAAATTAATTGCAACAGCAGCAATGGGTATTGAAGCCTTAGTAGCAAGAGAAGTGAAAGACTTAGGATATACAGATGTTCAGGTAGAGAATGGAAAAATTATCTTTGAAGCTGAAGAAAAAGCGATTTGTCGGGCAAACTTATGGTTGCGAACTGCTAACAGGATTAAGCTGGTAGTCGGTGAATTTAAAGCTGTAACCTTTGATGAGCTATTTGAAAAAACGAAGGCTCTTCCTTGGGGAGATTTGATCCCGGAAAACGGAGAATTCCCTGTTATTGGTAAATCAGTAAAATCAACCTTGTTTAGTGTTTCTGATTGTCAAGCGATCGTCAAAAAAGCAGTCGTTGAGAGCATGAAAAAAACATATAAACGCAGTTGGTTTGATGAAGACGGTCCTTTTTACCGTATTGAAGTGGCGATCCTTAAAGATGTCGTAACATTAACGATTGATTCGACTGGAAGCGGCTTACATAAACGTGGATACCGCTACTTACATAGTGAAGCACCACTTAAGGAAACAATGGCAGCTGCGATGATTATGCTTACAAATTGGAAACCTGATCGTCCATTTTGGGATCCCTTTTGTGGTTCTGGGACGCTACCAATTGAGGCAGCGATGATTGGCCAAAATATAGCACCAGGTTTTAATCGCGAATTTGCCTCGCAAGAATGGGATTGGATCGGTGAAAAAAATTGGCAAGAAGCTATGGAAGAAGCGGAAGACCTTGCTAATTATGATCAACCATTAGAAATATTCGGCACTGATATTGACCATAACATGGTTGATTTATCGATTAATAATGCTAAGGAAGCTGGTTTTGGTGATTTACTTCAATTTAAACAAATGCAAGTAAAAGATATTTCAACAAGATTGGAATATGGATGTTTAGTTGCGAACCCTCCATTTGGAGAGCGACTTGGTGAACTGACTGAAGTCGAACAAATGTATCGTGACATGGGACGAGCGTTAGCTAAGCTCGATACATGGTCTGTTTATACATTAACTTCTCACGAAGAATTTGAACAACTTTTTGGTAAAAAAGCTTCAAAAAAACGCAAGCTCTATAATGGAAATATTAAAACAAATTTTTATCAATTCTTTGGTCCACGACCACCTAGAAATTAA